A window of Sulfurovum riftiae contains these coding sequences:
- a CDS encoding YqhA family protein, protein MKWLEQSFEGSLWATRFMVLLAVIFGLVGAIALFVVASFDIYAVAVHVIDVYMNHLHPEKFHEKVVGDIIGAVDLYLIGVVMLLFSFGLYELFISEIDVAKMEEGKTNKILSIHSLDQLKDKISKVIVMVLVVGFFKKVGLADYTAPLELLYLALSITAVSVGLYFLSKVGKH, encoded by the coding sequence ATGAAATGGTTGGAACAGTCATTTGAAGGGAGTCTGTGGGCTACCCGTTTCATGGTATTGCTGGCTGTTATTTTCGGACTGGTCGGTGCCATAGCACTCTTTGTGGTAGCCAGTTTCGACATCTATGCAGTGGCCGTCCATGTGATCGATGTCTATATGAACCATCTGCATCCTGAGAAGTTCCATGAAAAGGTGGTGGGCGACATCATCGGTGCGGTAGACCTCTACCTTATCGGTGTCGTGATGCTGCTTTTTTCTTTCGGGCTTTATGAGCTTTTCATTTCAGAGATAGATGTGGCAAAAATGGAAGAGGGGAAGACCAACAAGATCCTTTCCATACACTCTCTTGATCAGCTCAAAGACAAGATTTCCAAGGTTATCGTGATGGTACTGGTGGTCGGTTTCTTCAAGAAGGTCGGGCTTGCAGACTATACGGCTCCGTTGGAACTGCTATATTTGGCACTTTCCATCACAGCGGTATCGGTAGGATTATATTTTTTAAGTAAGGTAGGAAAACATTAA
- the hemE gene encoding uroporphyrinogen decarboxylase — translation MSKIFVDACLGKETPYTPVWMMRQAGRYLPEYMAVRAEAGDFLSLCHDPKKAAEVTIQPLDIVGVDAAILFSDILVIPDEMGMDLSFVKGEGPKFSDPIKTQADVDRLLGGEAAADKLTYVYDTIKLLREQLDARGDEKALIGFTGAPWTLATYMIEGQGTKTYNICKKMMYSNPKLLHSILEKVTEVVKYYMEKQIQAGIDVVQIFDSWAAAIEPGKYDEFSWKYMVEIAEYLKEKYPHIPVIMFPKGIAAFIERGLVYGNFDVLGVDWGTPMALAKEKLGDKYVLQGNMEPCRLYSKEATTECVEAIQEVMDGKRHIFNLGHGILPDVPVENAIHFVSECQRVSRKG, via the coding sequence ATGAGTAAAATATTTGTAGACGCATGTCTGGGAAAAGAGACGCCGTACACTCCGGTATGGATGATGAGACAGGCGGGCCGTTACCTGCCGGAATATATGGCTGTAAGAGCAGAAGCGGGTGATTTCCTCTCTCTCTGCCACGACCCGAAAAAAGCAGCAGAAGTAACTATTCAGCCGCTCGATATCGTAGGTGTGGATGCTGCCATCCTCTTCTCGGACATCCTCGTGATCCCCGATGAGATGGGAATGGATCTGAGTTTTGTCAAAGGTGAGGGACCGAAGTTCTCCGACCCTATCAAAACACAGGCCGATGTGGATAGGCTTCTTGGCGGTGAAGCAGCTGCTGACAAGCTGACCTATGTCTATGACACCATCAAGCTTTTAAGAGAGCAGCTCGATGCCAGAGGTGACGAGAAGGCACTCATCGGCTTTACAGGTGCGCCGTGGACACTGGCAACCTATATGATTGAAGGACAGGGAACGAAAACCTACAACATCTGCAAGAAGATGATGTATTCCAACCCGAAACTGCTGCACAGTATTCTTGAAAAGGTTACGGAAGTAGTGAAGTACTACATGGAGAAGCAGATCCAGGCAGGTATCGATGTCGTACAGATCTTCGACAGCTGGGCTGCAGCGATAGAACCGGGCAAATATGACGAGTTCTCATGGAAATATATGGTAGAGATCGCGGAATACCTCAAAGAGAAGTACCCGCATATCCCTGTCATCATGTTCCCCAAAGGTATTGCGGCATTCATCGAGCGCGGTCTGGTCTACGGGAACTTCGATGTTCTCGGTGTGGACTGGGGAACACCTATGGCACTGGCCAAAGAAAAACTCGGCGACAAATATGTTCTCCAGGGGAACATGGAGCCATGCCGTCTCTACTCCAAAGAAGCGACCACGGAGTGTGTCGAAGCTATCCAGGAGGTCATGGACGGTAAAAGACACATCTTCAACCTCGGGCACGGCATCCTCCCAGACGTACCGGTAGAAAATGCGATCCATTTTGTATCTGAATGTCAAAGAGTCAGCCGTAAGGGCTGA
- a CDS encoding ExbD/TolR family protein: MRRERFDKMNVVPFIDIVLVLLVIVLATATFVTNQTINVDLPTASSKKAEEKKSVAIAVDKEGKYYYDKEQLSLELIREKLLKLDPKKDLISLHMDKSSQFQYFVDIIDILKTKGFENISIITKK; encoded by the coding sequence ATGAGACGCGAACGCTTCGACAAGATGAATGTCGTCCCATTCATCGACATTGTCCTTGTACTGCTGGTCATCGTACTGGCAACCGCTACCTTTGTCACCAACCAGACCATCAATGTGGACCTTCCAACCGCCTCTTCCAAAAAAGCCGAAGAGAAAAAGAGTGTGGCCATCGCTGTGGACAAAGAGGGAAAATACTACTACGACAAAGAGCAGCTCTCACTCGAACTCATCAGAGAGAAGCTGCTGAAACTCGACCCGAAGAAAGACCTTATCTCCCTGCATATGGACAAAAGCAGCCAGTTCCAGTACTTTGTGGATATCATCGATATTCTGAAGACCAAAGGGTTTGAGAATATCTCTATTATTACAAAAAAATAA
- a CDS encoding radical SAM protein, producing the protein MSIIFGPIHSRRFGKSLGVDLSPGKKQCNFDCLYCELDPAKTMEHYDDVVSVEEIVSALKEALKEHGDIDFITITANGEPTLYPYLSELIDEIDKIKGSTKALILSNAATIDDPKVQDALLKLDEVKLSLDCATQKCLKKLDRSHSGIDVENIKKGMLEFKQKYNGPLVIEILIVKTLNDSKEEIASLNEFLLKLQPTRIDIGTIDRPPAFDVKPVTYEELLHISHLFDSSLPVYIASRKKADISSSSYSYEEILETLAKRPLTEEDIEALFDEESQKRVENLLHKRKIKLVETNGVKFYKKV; encoded by the coding sequence ATGAGCATCATCTTCGGCCCCATCCATTCCCGCCGTTTCGGCAAGTCCCTCGGTGTCGATCTGAGTCCGGGAAAGAAGCAGTGCAACTTCGACTGTCTCTACTGTGAACTAGACCCAGCAAAGACAATGGAGCACTACGACGATGTCGTCTCTGTCGAAGAGATCGTCTCTGCACTGAAGGAAGCGCTCAAAGAGCATGGTGACATAGACTTCATCACCATTACAGCCAACGGCGAACCTACGCTCTACCCCTATCTCTCGGAGCTAATCGATGAGATCGACAAGATCAAGGGCAGTACCAAAGCGCTCATTCTGAGTAATGCGGCGACCATTGACGACCCCAAAGTGCAGGATGCCCTACTCAAACTTGATGAGGTCAAACTCTCTCTGGACTGTGCGACGCAGAAGTGCCTCAAAAAGCTCGACCGTTCGCACAGCGGTATCGATGTAGAGAACATCAAGAAGGGGATGCTTGAATTCAAACAAAAGTACAATGGTCCGTTGGTTATAGAGATACTCATCGTCAAGACGCTCAACGACTCCAAAGAGGAGATAGCCAGCCTCAACGAATTCCTTTTGAAACTCCAACCGACACGCATCGACATCGGTACCATAGACCGTCCGCCTGCCTTCGATGTCAAGCCGGTCACCTATGAAGAGCTGCTGCACATCAGCCATCTCTTCGACAGCAGTCTGCCTGTCTACATAGCATCACGCAAAAAAGCTGACATCTCCTCCTCAAGTTACTCTTATGAGGAGATCCTAGAAACGCTTGCCAAACGTCCTCTGACAGAAGAAGATATAGAGGCACTTTTCGATGAAGAAAGCCAAAAACGAGTCGAAAATCTTCTTCACAAACGGAAAATAAAGCTTGTTGAGACAAATGGCGTAAAATTTTACAAAAAAGTCTAA
- a CDS encoding aspartate-semialdehyde dehydrogenase, whose translation MPSHKKYNVAVVGASGAVGEELFRVLEETKFPIGNLLPLASANSVGMEIECQGKAFKIEELTETVFEGRDIDIAFFSAGGSISAQFARYAVEAGAVVIDNTSHFRMDPDVPLVVPEVNPEDIELWQDTGIIANPNCSTIQMVQLLKPLDDLYGIKRVDVSTYQAVSGAGKAGMEELVRQMQDFFSFKLDETEVKAFAHQIALNVIPHIDVPQENGYTKEEMKMVNETNKIMHTDFAVSATCVRVPVLRSHSESITITFREGVDVSVQEAREALENFENVKVIDDIEKNEYPMPIIATDTDETYVGRIRKDIFAENILHLWGVADQVRVGAATNAVRIAWKWIALEGDV comes from the coding sequence ATGCCGAGTCATAAAAAATACAATGTAGCAGTGGTCGGTGCCTCTGGTGCCGTAGGTGAAGAGCTTTTCAGGGTTCTGGAAGAGACGAAGTTTCCCATAGGGAATCTTCTGCCGCTTGCAAGTGCGAACTCGGTAGGTATGGAGATCGAATGTCAGGGCAAAGCCTTCAAGATAGAAGAGTTGACCGAAACGGTCTTTGAGGGTAGAGATATCGATATCGCTTTCTTCTCTGCAGGAGGAAGCATCTCGGCACAGTTCGCCAGGTATGCTGTAGAAGCGGGTGCCGTGGTCATCGACAACACATCACATTTCAGAATGGACCCGGATGTACCTTTGGTCGTACCCGAGGTCAATCCGGAAGATATCGAACTCTGGCAGGACACAGGGATCATCGCGAACCCGAACTGTTCGACCATTCAGATGGTACAGCTTCTCAAACCGCTCGATGACCTTTACGGTATCAAGCGTGTGGATGTCAGTACCTACCAGGCGGTCTCCGGAGCAGGGAAAGCGGGTATGGAAGAGCTGGTCAGACAGATGCAGGACTTCTTCTCTTTCAAACTTGACGAGACAGAGGTAAAAGCTTTTGCGCACCAGATCGCACTCAATGTCATTCCTCATATCGATGTACCCCAGGAGAACGGCTATACCAAAGAGGAGATGAAGATGGTCAACGAGACAAACAAGATCATGCATACCGATTTTGCCGTCTCAGCGACCTGTGTACGTGTGCCTGTGCTCAGAAGCCATTCCGAATCGATCACCATTACCTTTAGAGAGGGAGTGGATGTCAGTGTTCAGGAAGCAAGAGAAGCGCTTGAGAATTTCGAGAATGTAAAAGTCATCGATGATATCGAAAAGAACGAATACCCGATGCCGATCATCGCGACCGATACGGATGAGACTTATGTCGGACGTATCAGAAAAGATATCTTTGCCGAGAATATTCTGCACCTCTGGGGTGTGGCGGACCAGGTAAGAGTAGGGGCTGCGACCAATGCTGTCAGGATCGCCTGGAAGTGGATAGCACTGGAAGGTGATGTCTGA
- the exbB gene encoding TonB-system energizer ExbB, which yields MKNIIDYGIIGLLLFLSFITFAFAIERLLFYRSIKVTEYRNRTAMELDIMKRLPTIASIGTNAPYIGLLGTVLAIILTFYIIGENQNNVDPGEIMKHLALALKATAAGLVVAIPATVIYNGLLSKVDTLLAQWDIANDERK from the coding sequence ATCAAGAATATCATCGATTACGGGATCATCGGCCTGCTGCTTTTCCTCAGTTTCATTACCTTTGCCTTTGCCATCGAGAGACTTCTTTTTTACAGAAGTATCAAGGTGACGGAGTACAGGAACAGAACGGCTATGGAACTGGACATTATGAAGCGCCTTCCGACCATCGCTTCCATCGGTACGAACGCACCCTATATCGGTCTGCTCGGAACGGTCCTTGCCATTATCCTCACCTTCTATATCATCGGAGAGAACCAGAACAATGTCGACCCGGGAGAGATCATGAAACACCTTGCACTGGCACTGAAGGCTACCGCTGCCGGTCTGGTCGTCGCCATCCCTGCGACCGTGATCTACAACGGCCTTCTTTCCAAAGTCGATACCCTGCTTGCCCAGTGGGACATTGCCAACGATGAGCGAAAGTAA
- the gyrA gene encoding DNA gyrase subunit A, whose protein sequence is MSDLFDDNHNVEEVLIEDSIKSSYLDYSMSVIIGRALPDARDGLKPVHRRILYAMNDLSLSHRSPYKKSARIVGDVIGKYHPHGDNSVYDALVRMAQDFSMQAPLVDGQGNFGSVDGDNAAAMRYTEARMTKIAEELLGDLEKDTVDFVPNYDDSMSEPDVLPSRVPNLLLNGSSGIAVGMATNIPPHRLNELIDALVLRIDNPESTVEDMMKIVQGPDFPTGGIIFGRKGITDAYTTGRGRIKVRAKTHIEQKGNKEIIIIDELPFQVNKARLIENIAQLVRDKHIEGISEIRDESDREGIRVVMELKRDAMSEIVLNNLFKSTQMQVTFGIIMLAITNKEPKVFTLMELFDLFLNHRKTVIIRRTIFDLEKARARAHILEGLKIAVDNIDEVIKIIRASSDDVEARENLMSRFSLSEIQAKAILEMRLRRLTGLEIEKIENELAELLKTIAELEGILKSEEKINEIIRNELIEIGEKYHTPRRTEIVDDYDDIDIEDLIPNEPMVVTITHRGYIKRVPVKLYEKQHRGGKGKTAVTTYDDDFIESFFTSNTHDTLMFVTDRGQLYWLKVYRIPEGSRTAKGKAVVNLINLQEGEKIRAIIPTTDFSEDKGLVFFTRNGIVKRTNLSEYSNIRSNGVRAINLDENDELVEAKIVNPETKWLFVATKKGLCIRFKVEDAREIGRVARGVTAIKFKIPGDYVCGATTLESEEDEILMLSEKGLGKRTTASEYREQNRAGKGVISMKLTPKTGDVVGVVFVEEDKDLMCLTSVGKMIRVDMETIRKAGRNTSGVKVVSVDKKDIVVSMAKCQKEEKPDEELPEEEAGSETTSDNNDNTLGLV, encoded by the coding sequence ATGTCTGATTTGTTTGACGATAACCATAATGTTGAAGAGGTACTGATCGAAGACAGTATCAAATCGAGCTATCTGGACTACTCCATGTCCGTTATCATCGGTAGGGCACTGCCTGATGCACGTGACGGACTCAAGCCCGTACACAGAAGGATCCTCTATGCGATGAACGACCTGAGTCTTTCGCACAGAAGCCCCTACAAGAAATCGGCGCGTATCGTCGGGGATGTCATCGGTAAGTATCACCCGCACGGTGACAACTCGGTCTACGATGCCCTGGTACGTATGGCGCAGGATTTCTCCATGCAGGCACCGCTTGTGGACGGCCAGGGTAACTTCGGTTCCGTGGACGGTGACAATGCGGCGGCGATGCGATATACCGAAGCGCGTATGACGAAGATCGCCGAGGAGCTTCTGGGAGACCTTGAGAAAGATACGGTCGATTTCGTACCCAACTACGATGACTCCATGTCCGAGCCTGATGTGCTGCCTTCGCGTGTACCCAACCTTCTGCTGAACGGTTCAAGCGGTATCGCGGTCGGTATGGCAACGAACATTCCTCCGCACAGGTTGAATGAACTCATCGATGCACTTGTACTCCGCATAGACAACCCGGAATCGACCGTGGAAGATATGATGAAGATTGTACAGGGACCTGATTTCCCTACAGGCGGTATCATCTTTGGACGCAAGGGGATCACCGATGCCTACACCACAGGACGTGGGCGTATCAAAGTACGTGCCAAGACGCATATCGAGCAGAAAGGGAACAAAGAGATCATCATCATCGATGAGCTTCCTTTCCAGGTGAACAAGGCAAGACTCATCGAGAATATCGCACAGCTGGTACGTGACAAGCATATCGAAGGTATTTCCGAGATACGGGACGAGTCTGACAGGGAAGGTATCCGTGTTGTAATGGAGCTCAAGCGTGATGCGATGAGCGAGATCGTTCTCAACAACCTCTTCAAGAGTACACAGATGCAGGTGACGTTTGGTATCATCATGCTGGCCATCACCAACAAAGAGCCTAAAGTCTTTACGCTTATGGAGCTTTTCGATCTCTTCCTGAACCACAGAAAGACAGTCATCATCCGTAGGACCATCTTCGACCTTGAAAAAGCAAGAGCGAGAGCACACATTCTCGAAGGTCTCAAGATCGCAGTGGACAACATCGATGAGGTCATCAAGATCATCCGTGCCTCTTCTGACGACGTAGAAGCAAGAGAGAACCTCATGTCACGCTTCAGCCTCTCCGAGATCCAGGCCAAAGCCATCCTCGAGATGAGACTGCGACGTCTGACAGGTCTCGAGATCGAGAAGATCGAGAACGAGTTGGCAGAACTCCTTAAAACCATCGCGGAACTCGAAGGGATCCTCAAGAGTGAAGAGAAGATCAATGAAATTATCCGTAACGAGCTTATCGAGATAGGTGAAAAGTACCATACGCCAAGACGTACGGAGATCGTAGACGACTATGATGATATCGACATCGAAGACCTTATTCCGAATGAGCCGATGGTCGTAACGATCACGCATAGAGGATACATCAAACGTGTTCCTGTCAAACTCTACGAGAAGCAGCACAGGGGCGGTAAAGGCAAGACAGCCGTGACGACCTATGACGATGACTTCATCGAGAGCTTCTTCACCTCCAATACACATGACACACTCATGTTCGTGACCGACAGAGGACAGCTCTACTGGCTGAAGGTCTATCGTATCCCTGAAGGGTCAAGAACGGCAAAAGGTAAAGCAGTGGTCAACCTGATCAACCTTCAGGAAGGCGAGAAGATCAGAGCGATCATTCCTACGACTGACTTCTCTGAAGACAAAGGACTGGTATTCTTTACCAGAAACGGTATCGTCAAGAGAACGAACCTCTCCGAGTACTCGAACATCAGAAGTAACGGTGTCAGAGCCATCAACCTTGATGAAAACGATGAACTTGTAGAAGCGAAGATCGTTAACCCTGAGACCAAGTGGCTCTTCGTGGCGACCAAAAAAGGTCTCTGTATCAGATTCAAAGTGGAAGATGCAAGAGAGATCGGACGTGTGGCACGTGGTGTGACGGCGATCAAATTCAAGATCCCTGGCGACTATGTCTGCGGTGCGACCACGCTTGAGAGTGAAGAAGATGAGATCCTTATGCTCTCCGAAAAAGGACTGGGCAAGCGTACGACAGCAAGCGAATACCGTGAACAGAACCGTGCAGGTAAAGGTGTCATCTCCATGAAACTCACACCGAAGACCGGTGATGTGGTCGGTGTCGTCTTCGTGGAAGAGGACAAAGACCTTATGTGTCTGACAAGTGTCGGCAAGATGATCCGTGTCGATATGGAGACCATCCGTAAAGCCGGACGTAATACATCAGGTGTGAAAGTGGTTTCTGTTGACAAGAAGGACATCGTGGTAAGCATGGCAAAATGCCAGAAAGAGGAAAAGCCTGATGAGGAACTCCCGGAAGAGGAAGCAGGCAGTGAAACAACAAGTGACAATAACGATAATACATTAGGATTGGTATAG
- a CDS encoding HNH endonuclease signature motif containing protein: MKQLTQERLKALFLYDPTSGVFTRKKTGKSATNTHNGYIRIGIDYQEYYAHRLAFLYMLGEFPQGVVDHKNHVKIDNRWDNLRSVTIQENSKNTSLYSNNKSNMAGVYWHKRDKAWIACIHVDGKKKHLGCFKVKEDAIAARKKANHEYGFHNNHGQSVA; encoded by the coding sequence ATGAAGCAGTTAACACAGGAGCGTCTTAAAGCACTTTTTTTGTACGATCCGACTTCAGGTGTCTTTACTCGAAAAAAGACCGGTAAATCAGCTACTAACACACATAATGGCTATATTAGGATCGGTATTGACTATCAGGAATATTATGCACATCGTCTGGCGTTCTTATATATGCTTGGAGAATTCCCTCAAGGTGTTGTAGATCATAAGAACCACGTGAAGATTGATAACCGATGGGATAACTTACGCTCAGTAACTATTCAAGAGAACAGTAAAAACACCTCCTTGTACTCTAACAACAAATCAAATATGGCAGGTGTATATTGGCATAAAAGAGATAAAGCATGGATCGCTTGTATTCATGTTGACGGTAAGAAAAAGCATCTTGGTTGTTTTAAAGTGAAAGAAGATGCGATTGCAGCACGAAAAAAGGCAAATCATGAGTATGGATTTCACAACAACCATGGACAGAGTGTTGCATAG
- a CDS encoding helix-turn-helix domain-containing protein produces MKFSEYLKKCREKSSFTQEQLVQELYLYDTGLFKTIETSTLSKWERGITKPYLSRQVGLIKYFQHKSGKALPCFDEYNAQEAQKLICKTGIQNLLGKSKKLIMRLPSKMIEVDDISITQLRNTEMIDHIIDMHMDIDQGLNSKFADFTSNRFKEFALHPSNSFFVCEHKDRFFGLLFTLRLKPEVFEKIMNIEIREKDLTVDDFASFHEVGCNYAISFFAMNEKAAALLFIRYYAHLIANQKSISEVGVSILMEDSQKLISNMNFHLHREKELDNGTTLQTYRETLANFLAYEKVVKIILDKQECPEG; encoded by the coding sequence GTGAAGTTCAGCGAATACTTGAAAAAATGTAGAGAGAAGAGTTCCTTTACCCAGGAACAACTTGTGCAGGAGCTGTATCTTTATGATACAGGGCTTTTTAAAACCATTGAAACAAGTACTCTCAGCAAGTGGGAACGAGGTATTACAAAACCGTATCTTTCCAGACAGGTAGGACTCATCAAGTATTTTCAGCACAAAAGCGGGAAAGCACTGCCCTGTTTTGATGAATACAATGCCCAAGAAGCACAGAAGCTTATCTGTAAAACAGGCATACAGAACCTGCTTGGCAAGAGCAAGAAACTCATTATGAGACTTCCCTCCAAAATGATCGAGGTAGATGACATAAGCATCACCCAGCTTCGCAACACAGAGATGATCGATCATATCATAGATATGCATATGGATATCGATCAGGGACTGAACAGCAAGTTTGCCGATTTTACATCCAATCGCTTCAAAGAGTTTGCCCTCCATCCTTCCAATTCATTTTTTGTCTGTGAGCATAAAGATAGATTCTTTGGGCTTTTATTCACTTTGAGACTGAAGCCTGAAGTCTTTGAGAAGATCATGAATATCGAGATCAGAGAGAAGGATCTGACAGTAGATGATTTTGCATCGTTTCATGAAGTGGGGTGCAATTATGCCATCTCGTTCTTTGCGATGAATGAAAAGGCAGCAGCATTACTTTTTATCAGATATTATGCCCACCTCATTGCCAATCAAAAGAGCATCTCTGAAGTAGGTGTGTCAATACTCATGGAAGATTCACAAAAACTCATTTCCAATATGAACTTTCATCTTCACCGAGAAAAAGAACTCGATAATGGAACCACACTTCAAACTTACCGCGAAACACTGGCTAACTTTCTGGCATATGAGAAAGTGGTGAAGATAATCCTTGATAAACAGGAGTGTCCAGAAGGGTAA
- a CDS encoding protein adenylyltransferase SelO produces the protein MKLNEIKFTNPYLKLPAECHDRVDPTPLKRVFLIHANESVAEMLGIDKEELYTEEFIDFVNGAYRPEGSDTFAMCYAGHQFGFFVDRLGDGRAINIGTINGQHLQLKGAGLTKYSRSGDGRAVLRSSIREYLMSEAMHGLGIETTRALAIIGSGQQVIREDWENGAIVLRVSPSWVRFGTFEYFAHKKKFKELEALADYAIEESYPHLVGEENAYAHFFTEVMGKTARLMAEWQTVGFNHGVMNTDNMSIAGLTIDYGPYAFLDEYDAAYVCNHTDHHGRYSFGNQPTIGEWNLRALMAALSPLIRMEQMEKSMAHYWRIYRDRYLYLMTKKLGFDEVQEGDLDLVKHLLGTLQGLSVDYTLFFRTLSRYSGDRAAILKLGLYHQPMIDWLDDYDKRLEKNTSTREQRAEKMLKTNPKYVLKNYMFQEAIDAAHKHDFTVVDQLFRIAQDPYAEHPEFERWAGPTPSEFKNTKLSCSS, from the coding sequence ATGAAACTGAACGAAATAAAATTTACCAACCCCTATCTGAAACTTCCGGCCGAATGCCATGACCGTGTCGACCCGACACCGCTTAAAAGAGTCTTTCTTATCCATGCCAATGAGAGTGTGGCCGAAATGCTTGGTATAGACAAGGAGGAGCTCTACACGGAGGAGTTTATCGATTTTGTCAATGGTGCCTACCGCCCTGAAGGCAGTGATACTTTTGCGATGTGCTATGCCGGCCACCAGTTCGGCTTTTTTGTAGACCGTCTGGGTGACGGCCGTGCCATCAATATCGGAACGATTAACGGACAGCATCTGCAGCTCAAAGGGGCAGGTCTGACCAAGTATTCCCGTTCGGGTGACGGGCGTGCCGTGTTGCGCTCTTCCATCAGGGAGTATCTTATGAGCGAAGCGATGCACGGCCTCGGCATTGAGACCACGAGAGCTCTGGCTATCATCGGCTCCGGGCAGCAGGTGATCCGTGAAGACTGGGAGAACGGTGCCATTGTGCTTCGTGTCTCGCCTTCATGGGTACGTTTCGGCACCTTCGAGTATTTTGCCCACAAAAAGAAGTTCAAGGAGCTGGAAGCGTTGGCGGATTATGCCATCGAGGAGTCCTACCCGCATCTTGTCGGGGAAGAGAATGCCTATGCACATTTCTTTACAGAAGTTATGGGGAAAACTGCCAGGCTGATGGCAGAGTGGCAGACAGTCGGCTTCAACCACGGTGTGATGAACACGGACAATATGTCCATTGCCGGACTAACGATCGACTACGGTCCCTACGCTTTCCTCGACGAGTACGATGCAGCCTATGTCTGCAATCATACCGATCATCACGGACGTTACAGTTTCGGAAACCAGCCGACCATAGGCGAATGGAATCTGCGTGCCCTGATGGCGGCACTCTCTCCGCTTATACGGATGGAACAGATGGAGAAAAGTATGGCGCACTACTGGCGTATCTACCGCGATCGCTATCTCTACCTGATGACAAAAAAACTTGGGTTTGACGAAGTACAGGAGGGTGACCTTGACCTGGTCAAGCATCTGCTTGGCACACTGCAGGGATTGTCTGTGGATTATACACTTTTCTTCAGGACCCTGAGCCGGTACAGTGGCGACAGGGCAGCCATTCTGAAACTGGGACTCTACCATCAGCCGATGATCGACTGGCTCGATGACTATGACAAAAGGCTTGAGAAGAACACTTCGACCCGGGAGCAGAGGGCAGAGAAGATGCTTAAGACCAACCCGAAATATGTTCTGAAGAACTATATGTTCCAGGAGGCCATCGATGCGGCGCATAAGCATGATTTCACGGTGGTCGACCAGCTTTTCCGCATAGCACAGGACCCTTATGCCGAGCATCCGGAGTTCGAGCGCTGGGCAGGTCCTACACCGAGTGAATTCAAGAACACGAAACTGAGCTGCTCCTCTTAA
- a CDS encoding four helix bundle protein: protein MRCERLDVWKRACRLSVNIYKTFASCSDFGFKDQITRSSLSIASNIAEGMEKESDKDKGRFINIAQGSTAELITQTYIAIEIGYIEKNIGLQWIKETNEILKMLNALKKSYVSNI from the coding sequence ATGAGATGTGAGAGATTGGATGTCTGGAAACGGGCTTGCAGATTATCAGTGAATATTTATAAGACTTTTGCATCTTGCAGTGATTTTGGTTTTAAAGATCAGATCACAAGAAGCTCGTTATCTATTGCCAGTAATATAGCAGAAGGTATGGAAAAAGAGTCAGATAAGGATAAAGGACGCTTTATCAATATTGCTCAAGGTTCAACTGCAGAATTGATCACCCAAACCTACATCGCTATAGAGATCGGTTATATTGAAAAAAACATTGGTTTGCAGTGGATTAAAGAGACCAATGAGATCTTGAAAATGCTCAATGCTTTAAAGAAAAGTTATGTATCAAATATCTGA
- a CDS encoding thioredoxin family protein codes for MTLEALQNTIREEVGVLLYFSGENCNVCHALRPKFKELFDKEFPQIKQIYLDAHENAEISAHYQVFSVPTMIVFLDGREFVREGRAVSMHKMTEQLKRPYSLMTE; via the coding sequence ATGACACTGGAAGCATTACAAAATACGATACGCGAAGAGGTGGGGGTACTGCTCTATTTCTCAGGAGAGAACTGCAACGTGTGCCATGCGCTCAGACCGAAGTTCAAAGAACTCTTCGACAAGGAGTTCCCGCAGATAAAGCAGATCTATCTCGATGCCCATGAAAACGCAGAGATCTCCGCACACTACCAGGTCTTTTCCGTACCGACGATGATCGTGTTTCTTGACGGCAGAGAGTTCGTGAGAGAGGGAAGGGCTGTCAGTATGCATAAAATGACGGAACAGCTCAAACGCCCTTATTCATTAATGACGGAATAA